From the Oleiharenicola lentus genome, one window contains:
- a CDS encoding IPT/TIG domain-containing protein, giving the protein MHKTPSLQASRIFPALAALLMMLLVTGCNMTITNLTPETVPQNPSQIYTISASFRASRQVETATIRPRIIIDGQSYTMNRSPAGTDLWEFDYQLPAGRTSATYYFICEYMTKGSSDAQDLYSELQNLRISGRYVIRSEATRAPVGSRVSILGAGFSPADIVYFDNNPTRTVFESPSSLSFFVPAVEPGRSYKLMVRGAAGSLEVGSFRVDAISFQVAPDSVTLRQGEQQALTFTIPQPAPAGGLLIDVTTDVPESVVMPVVMVPAGLSSVTIPLQGGKPGSGSLFFRSSAGESSVAVTVTAN; this is encoded by the coding sequence ATGCACAAGACTCCCTCACTCCAAGCGAGCAGAATTTTCCCGGCGCTGGCCGCCTTGCTCATGATGCTGCTGGTCACCGGCTGCAACATGACGATCACGAACCTCACGCCCGAGACCGTGCCGCAGAATCCCTCACAGATCTACACCATCTCGGCCAGCTTTCGTGCCAGCCGTCAGGTCGAGACCGCCACGATCCGCCCGCGCATCATCATCGACGGCCAGAGCTACACCATGAACCGCAGTCCCGCCGGCACCGACCTCTGGGAGTTCGACTACCAATTGCCTGCCGGACGCACCAGCGCCACCTACTACTTCATCTGCGAATACATGACCAAGGGCAGCTCTGACGCGCAGGACCTTTATTCGGAACTGCAGAACCTTCGGATTTCCGGCCGCTACGTGATCCGCTCCGAAGCCACCCGCGCGCCGGTCGGCTCCCGGGTGAGCATCCTTGGCGCCGGCTTCTCGCCCGCGGACATTGTTTATTTCGACAACAATCCGACCCGCACCGTCTTTGAGTCGCCCAGTTCGCTGAGCTTCTTCGTGCCCGCCGTGGAGCCCGGCCGCAGCTACAAGCTCATGGTGCGCGGCGCCGCCGGCAGCCTCGAAGTGGGCAGCTTCCGGGTGGACGCCATCAGCTTCCAGGTCGCGCCGGACAGCGTAACCTTGCGCCAGGGCGAACAACAGGCCCTCACCTTCACCATTCCGCAGCCGGCCCCCGCAGGGGGATTGTTAATCGACGTCACCACCGACGTGCCGGAAAGCGTTGTCATGCCCGTGGTGATGGTGCCGGCCGGATTGAGCAGCGTCACGATTCCCCTCCAAGGCGGCAAGCCTGGCAGCGGTTCGCTGTTTTTCCGCAGCAGCGCCGGTGAAAGCAGCGTGGCGGTCACTGTCACCGCCAACTGA
- a CDS encoding Fur family transcriptional regulator, with protein sequence MSQASVRDKFTAYLTEQGHRVTNQRLAIFDAAMAQTEHFTAEQLLERARAIDDSVSRATVYRTLPLMTESLVLREVDIGSGEKFYRPATEGGSNQVAQVVCVDCDKIFEISAPFMSWYGSTVSLKLGLKPISQRLQVSAQCIAHRSGGRCPNRTKK encoded by the coding sequence GTGAGTCAAGCATCCGTCCGCGACAAATTCACCGCCTACCTGACCGAGCAGGGTCACCGTGTGACCAACCAGCGTCTGGCCATTTTTGACGCCGCCATGGCCCAGACGGAGCACTTCACCGCCGAGCAGCTGCTCGAACGTGCCCGGGCCATCGATGACTCCGTGTCGCGTGCCACCGTCTATCGCACCCTCCCTCTCATGACCGAGAGCCTGGTCCTGCGCGAGGTGGACATCGGCTCCGGCGAGAAATTTTACCGTCCCGCCACCGAGGGCGGCAGCAATCAGGTCGCGCAGGTGGTCTGCGTGGACTGCGACAAGATTTTCGAGATCAGCGCCCCGTTCATGAGCTGGTATGGCAGCACCGTCTCCCTGAAACTTGGACTAAAACCCATCTCCCAGCGCCTGCAGGTCAGCGCCCAGTGCATCGCCCACCGCTCCGGCGGCCGTTGCCCGAACCGAACCAAGAAGTGA
- a CDS encoding PH domain-containing protein: MTDPVLDRQIQAIERPDKSLFKYYLLSCLSFPPLLVFAGPYLYFRYHTMRYKFTDDGISMSWGILFRKEIIVNYARIQDIHLKSNIVERWLGLARILVQTASGSSSAEMTIEGIKEFEALRDFLYSRMRGVKDHPAAAPATHTVANSDEVVAALREAAAELRALREQLARRA, encoded by the coding sequence ATGACCGACCCCGTCCTTGACCGGCAGATCCAGGCGATCGAGCGCCCGGACAAATCGCTGTTCAAATATTACCTGCTCAGCTGCCTCAGCTTTCCTCCGCTGCTGGTCTTCGCCGGGCCCTACCTGTATTTCCGCTACCACACGATGCGGTACAAGTTCACGGACGATGGCATCTCCATGAGCTGGGGCATCCTTTTCCGGAAGGAGATCATCGTGAACTACGCGCGCATTCAGGACATCCATCTCAAGTCCAACATCGTCGAGCGTTGGCTCGGTCTCGCCCGCATCCTCGTGCAGACCGCCTCCGGCAGCAGTTCGGCCGAGATGACCATCGAGGGCATCAAGGAATTCGAGGCCCTGCGCGACTTCCTCTACTCCCGGATGCGCGGGGTGAAGGATCACCCGGCTGCGGCCCCGGCCACGCACACCGTGGCCAACTCCGACGAAGTCGTGGCCGCCCTGCGCGAAGCCGCGGCCGAACTTCGCGCCTTGCGCGAGCAACTCGCCCGCCGCGCCTGA
- a CDS encoding TPR end-of-group domain-containing protein, whose amino-acid sequence MAKTSKPDPQFEIEFYEAVHRRCPGYTEVVSLLGGLYTKVGRIADGLKMDRKLVRLEPTNATAHYNLACSLALCKKRPDALRTLRQAIALGYDDRDWMEQDPDLEILKPDPEFQQLLKQLKPQS is encoded by the coding sequence ATGGCCAAGACGTCCAAACCCGATCCGCAGTTTGAAATTGAGTTCTACGAAGCGGTGCACCGCCGCTGCCCCGGTTACACCGAGGTCGTCAGCCTGCTCGGCGGGCTCTACACCAAGGTCGGCCGCATCGCCGACGGCCTGAAGATGGACCGCAAGCTCGTGCGCCTCGAGCCGACCAACGCCACGGCGCACTACAACCTGGCCTGTTCCCTTGCGCTCTGCAAAAAGCGCCCGGACGCGCTGCGCACGCTGCGCCAGGCCATTGCCCTCGGCTACGACGACCGCGACTGGATGGAACAGGACCCGGACCTGGAGATTTTGAAGCCCGACCCCGAGTTCCAGCAACTCCTCAAGCAGCTCAAGCCGCAGAGCTGA
- the priA gene encoding replication restart helicase PriA, translating to MIVGVQPLAGFDKLLHYKVPETLRASIRAGSLVRVPILNQHKVGLVMEVNGVVDVPLEKLKTVSGLLQDYPALTPDLLTLAKWMHGYYAARMESVLEAMIPGAVRDGTRLKQEKYLSAAHKPTTEELAALRKKAPQQSRLMEFLAHQFQPAKKSLLLSRLAVTAAVVNALVKRGWVREEVRHVERVAYADQWATGEVVATQPPKLNEEQATIVTSVGASLDKGKFAVHLLHGVTGSGKTEVYLHAVERVLAAGGSAIYLVPEVALTPQTVARLRGRFEAAGHRTVVWHSHLSEGERLDGWTALASGQARVVVGARSAVFAPVRDLRLIVVDEEHEPAYKQDETPRYHGRDVAVYRAKLANATCLLGSATPSLESFSNVRNGRYRLDVLTKRVDDKQLPDFQIVDMRIEVMRTRGLVTLSRLLVNHMQARFERKEQTILFINRRGYSSSMQCRKCGHVEECPHCSVAMTYHRADETLKCHLCGHERGAPAVCPSCAAPDIRWRGLGTQRVEEAVRRVLPRARLERVDTDTMAKRHRFREILSDFRTGKIDVLIGTQMIGKGLDFPNVTLVGLVDADLSMHVPDFRANERTFQLLVQVAGRAGRGDRAGEVVVQTFTPKADAVQFAKNADFNGFAEAELHVRHRFQYPPYRHLIHHLFRGPNPEKIKFFAEHWAKEVEKALGNTVELRGPTPSPIEKVKDEYRYQIWYFCASAAKVVPALVKLQATVKWPEDVFQVLDVDPMSLM from the coding sequence ATGATCGTGGGTGTCCAGCCGCTGGCGGGTTTCGACAAGCTCCTGCATTACAAGGTGCCGGAGACCCTGCGTGCGTCGATCCGGGCCGGCTCGCTCGTGCGCGTGCCCATCCTCAACCAGCACAAGGTCGGCCTCGTGATGGAGGTGAACGGCGTCGTGGACGTGCCGCTGGAAAAGCTCAAGACCGTGTCCGGCCTGTTGCAGGATTACCCGGCGCTGACGCCCGACCTGCTCACCTTGGCCAAGTGGATGCATGGTTACTACGCCGCCCGGATGGAATCCGTGCTGGAGGCAATGATCCCCGGCGCCGTGCGCGACGGCACGCGGCTCAAGCAGGAGAAATACCTCTCCGCCGCCCACAAACCGACCACCGAGGAGCTGGCCGCCCTCCGCAAAAAAGCCCCGCAGCAGTCGCGGCTCATGGAATTTCTGGCGCACCAGTTCCAACCGGCGAAGAAGAGCCTCTTGCTTTCGCGCCTCGCCGTGACCGCGGCTGTGGTGAACGCGCTGGTCAAACGTGGCTGGGTGCGTGAGGAGGTGCGTCATGTCGAGCGCGTGGCCTATGCCGACCAGTGGGCTACCGGCGAGGTCGTGGCGACGCAGCCGCCCAAGCTCAACGAGGAGCAGGCCACGATCGTCACCTCGGTGGGCGCGAGCCTCGACAAGGGCAAGTTCGCGGTGCACCTGCTGCACGGCGTCACCGGGTCCGGCAAGACCGAGGTCTATCTGCACGCCGTCGAGCGGGTACTGGCGGCCGGCGGCAGCGCGATTTATCTCGTGCCCGAAGTGGCGCTCACGCCGCAGACCGTGGCGCGCCTGCGCGGGCGATTCGAGGCGGCGGGCCACCGGACGGTGGTCTGGCACAGCCACCTGAGCGAGGGCGAGCGGCTCGACGGCTGGACGGCGCTGGCCTCGGGGCAGGCGAGGGTGGTGGTCGGAGCGCGCTCGGCGGTGTTCGCCCCGGTGCGTGACCTGCGGCTCATCGTCGTGGACGAGGAACACGAGCCCGCCTACAAGCAGGACGAAACCCCGCGCTACCACGGCCGTGACGTGGCGGTTTATCGGGCGAAACTGGCCAACGCCACCTGCTTGCTCGGCTCGGCCACCCCTTCGCTGGAGTCGTTCTCCAACGTGCGCAACGGGCGTTACCGCCTCGACGTGCTCACGAAGCGCGTGGACGACAAGCAGCTCCCGGACTTCCAGATCGTGGACATGCGCATCGAGGTCATGCGCACGCGTGGACTGGTGACGCTGTCTCGCCTGCTTGTGAACCACATGCAGGCGCGATTCGAACGGAAGGAGCAGACGATCCTTTTCATCAACCGTCGCGGCTATTCGTCGAGCATGCAGTGCCGCAAGTGCGGGCACGTGGAGGAATGTCCGCATTGCAGCGTGGCGATGACCTACCACCGCGCCGACGAAACGCTGAAATGCCATCTCTGCGGGCACGAGCGCGGCGCGCCCGCCGTGTGCCCGAGCTGCGCGGCGCCGGACATCCGCTGGCGCGGCCTCGGCACACAACGCGTGGAGGAAGCAGTGCGGCGCGTGCTGCCACGCGCGCGGCTGGAGCGCGTGGACACCGACACGATGGCCAAGCGACACCGCTTTCGCGAGATCCTGTCCGACTTCCGCACCGGCAAGATCGACGTGCTCATCGGCACGCAGATGATCGGCAAGGGACTCGATTTCCCCAACGTCACGCTGGTCGGCCTCGTGGACGCCGACCTCTCGATGCACGTGCCGGACTTCCGGGCCAACGAACGCACCTTCCAGCTCCTCGTGCAGGTGGCCGGCCGCGCCGGCCGCGGCGACCGCGCGGGCGAGGTGGTGGTGCAGACCTTCACGCCGAAGGCCGACGCCGTGCAGTTTGCGAAGAACGCGGATTTTAACGGCTTCGCCGAGGCCGAGCTGCATGTGCGCCACCGGTTCCAGTATCCGCCCTACCGGCACCTGATCCACCACCTCTTCCGCGGACCGAACCCGGAGAAGATCAAGTTTTTCGCCGAACATTGGGCCAAGGAGGTGGAGAAGGCGCTCGGCAACACCGTCGAGCTACGCGGCCCCACGCCTTCGCCCATCGAGAAGGTGAAGGACGAGTATCGCTACCAAATCTGGTATTTCTGCGCCTCGGCCGCCAAGGTCGTGCCCGCACTCGTGAAGCTGCAGGCCACGGTCAAGTGGCCGGAGGACGTATTCCAGGTCCTCGACGTTGATCCGATGAGCCTGATGTGA
- a CDS encoding M23 family metallopeptidase, with product MTFALGVLFAGLSITAAYAQRIEISWPTPSKAWERGSDYENWVQPTVSGEPRSGLWGSVRSNGTQFHEGLDIRPVGRDRNGEATDPVFAAMDGVVRHISTKPGNSSYGRYVVLEHPGLSPGVYTLYAHLASIDPGIRPGVTLQRGQRLGIMGRSAGGYAIPKDRAHLHFEIGLRLTDDFASWYAWKKFGSPNVHGAWNGMNLMGLNPREFLDQWRRRRVDNFDQFLAGLDSAVRLRVTTTRVPDFIRRYPALLTKPIDGLVGGWEVQCDVTGLPFAWTPLTPMELAGKRAGSVEIVSVDTSALRAFRGKDLIRTRSGRHTPGPDLTTMLQLVFGLR from the coding sequence ATGACATTTGCCCTTGGTGTGCTGTTTGCGGGGCTTTCGATCACCGCCGCCTACGCCCAGCGCATCGAAATCTCCTGGCCGACCCCGAGCAAGGCCTGGGAGCGCGGCAGCGACTACGAGAACTGGGTTCAACCCACGGTCTCCGGCGAGCCGCGCTCCGGTCTCTGGGGCTCCGTGCGGAGCAACGGCACGCAGTTTCACGAAGGCCTCGACATCCGCCCGGTTGGCCGGGACCGCAACGGCGAGGCCACCGACCCGGTATTCGCAGCGATGGACGGGGTGGTTCGCCACATCAGCACGAAGCCGGGCAACAGCAGTTACGGGCGCTACGTGGTGCTGGAGCATCCGGGCCTGTCGCCCGGGGTCTATACGCTCTACGCTCACCTGGCCTCGATTGACCCGGGCATCCGACCCGGCGTGACGCTCCAGCGTGGCCAACGTCTCGGCATCATGGGCCGCAGTGCGGGCGGTTACGCGATCCCGAAGGACCGGGCGCACCTGCACTTCGAGATCGGCCTGCGACTCACCGACGACTTCGCCTCGTGGTATGCGTGGAAAAAGTTCGGCAGCCCCAATGTGCACGGCGCATGGAACGGCATGAACCTGATGGGCCTCAACCCGAGGGAATTTCTCGATCAGTGGCGCAGGCGGCGGGTGGACAACTTTGATCAGTTCTTGGCGGGCCTGGATTCCGCCGTCCGCTTGCGCGTGACCACGACTCGCGTGCCGGATTTCATCCGCCGCTATCCCGCGCTGCTCACGAAACCAATCGACGGTCTGGTCGGAGGCTGGGAAGTGCAGTGTGACGTGACGGGACTGCCTTTCGCCTGGACGCCCCTGACTCCGATGGAACTCGCCGGCAAACGCGCCGGCTCAGTCGAAATCGTCTCCGTGGATACGTCCGCCCTTCGCGCCTTCCGCGGCAAAGACCTCATCCGCACCCGCAGCGGTCGTCACACGCCCGGTCCCGACCTCACCACGATGCTACAGCTGGTGTTTGGACTGCGTTAG
- a CDS encoding PH domain-containing protein, whose translation MYSRLTALLLHWLRVPPEPQAPHGDPASLRVFRAGKNFLNLRLLKWGVAQIGALAGIIFWFGVFSDLGDRVEQQRTTAPEPKTAASAPAASPAPQVQPPAGNNAVERTVNSVVSEIKTQAEAAGKQMQENRRAKRKLGPVEGFYAWRNGMVNFLSRLPKPAMLVIWFFEIVGLIVYILQLPITFLLARMDYDLRWYMVTDRSLRIRHGLWKVNESTMSFANIQQVEVSQGPLQRLLGLSDVKVQSAGGGSGGGDSHESRGKEDDMHLGLFHSVTNASEIRDLILERLRRFRESGLGDPDEKQAQLMTSSASAVQPDHNELLAAARELAAEARALRTSLG comes from the coding sequence ATGTATTCACGCCTGACCGCCCTCCTGCTCCACTGGCTGCGCGTGCCGCCCGAGCCCCAGGCGCCGCACGGCGATCCGGCCTCGTTGCGGGTTTTTCGCGCCGGGAAGAATTTTCTCAATCTGCGACTGCTCAAGTGGGGAGTGGCCCAAATTGGCGCCCTCGCCGGCATCATCTTTTGGTTCGGCGTGTTTTCCGATCTGGGCGACCGCGTGGAACAACAGCGCACAACAGCGCCCGAGCCCAAAACCGCCGCATCCGCACCGGCGGCAAGCCCTGCGCCCCAGGTCCAGCCGCCTGCGGGTAACAATGCCGTCGAACGCACCGTGAACTCGGTGGTTTCCGAAATCAAAACCCAGGCCGAGGCGGCCGGGAAGCAAATGCAGGAGAACCGCAGGGCGAAGCGCAAACTCGGCCCGGTGGAAGGGTTCTATGCCTGGCGCAACGGCATGGTTAACTTTCTCTCGCGTCTGCCCAAGCCGGCCATGCTGGTGATTTGGTTTTTCGAAATCGTCGGTCTCATCGTCTATATCCTGCAGCTCCCGATCACGTTCCTGCTCGCCCGGATGGATTACGATCTGCGCTGGTATATGGTCACCGACCGCAGCCTGCGCATCCGGCATGGCCTCTGGAAAGTCAACGAGTCCACCATGAGCTTCGCCAACATCCAACAGGTCGAGGTCTCACAGGGACCGCTCCAGCGACTCCTCGGGCTCTCCGATGTGAAGGTGCAGTCGGCGGGCGGTGGCTCCGGTGGGGGAGACAGCCACGAGAGCCGGGGCAAGGAAGATGACATGCACCTCGGCCTGTTCCACAGCGTCACAAACGCCTCCGAAATTCGCGACCTCATCCTGGAGCGTTTGCGCCGATTCCGCGAAAGCGGACTCGGCGATCCGGACGAAAAGCAAGCGCAGCTGATGACATCGTCCGCTTCTGCCGTGCAGCCTGACCACAACGAGCTGCTCGCAGCCGCGCGGGAGCTGGCAGCCGAGGCCCGGGCCCTGCGCACGTCGCTGGGTTGA
- a CDS encoding DUF362 domain-containing protein, translated as MRLPALPSLLCLVLLAAPLLRAADATPAVAPLFEHRLNDFSDADYRYAVEQTIQEFERSSGRSLVPGAKKKAGIKIYADSGPGLATPFGLVRAVITALEKRGFEKQDIFLVGLNPLRLRLTGFLPSYSSGVAPFPGHPVFVLESGKFYDPAWFYDSPLPARFDAVLTEQAAKRAAGGKAETTVEEDRKSFLATPLFLDADFWINLPVYTDHPVLGINGSLVNATLWNASNTFRFFKSPATAPAAVAEMAAIPELRETWALSIASLQLYQFIGGPFFNSLYTVSEPRLLASADPVLLDSALLLRMNAARKRAGFDPISEDDARVLEFARQLGVGSTDVEHAELKKIGAP; from the coding sequence ATGCGCCTTCCTGCACTTCCCTCCCTGCTTTGCCTCGTCCTGCTCGCCGCACCGCTGCTGCGCGCGGCTGACGCCACTCCCGCAGTGGCACCGCTGTTTGAGCACCGCTTGAACGATTTCAGCGACGCCGACTACCGCTACGCCGTGGAGCAAACGATTCAGGAGTTCGAACGCAGCTCCGGCCGCTCGCTTGTGCCCGGGGCCAAGAAAAAGGCCGGGATCAAGATTTACGCCGATTCTGGCCCCGGCTTGGCCACGCCCTTCGGGCTGGTTCGAGCCGTGATCACCGCCTTGGAAAAGCGCGGATTCGAAAAGCAGGACATCTTCCTCGTCGGCCTCAACCCGCTGCGCCTGCGCCTCACCGGATTTCTGCCCTCTTACTCCTCGGGCGTGGCGCCGTTTCCCGGCCACCCGGTCTTCGTGCTCGAGTCGGGCAAATTCTACGATCCGGCCTGGTTCTACGACAGCCCGCTGCCGGCCCGATTCGACGCCGTGTTGACCGAGCAGGCCGCCAAGCGGGCCGCCGGCGGCAAGGCCGAGACGACGGTCGAGGAGGACCGCAAGAGCTTCCTCGCCACCCCGCTGTTCCTCGACGCCGATTTCTGGATCAACCTGCCGGTTTATACCGACCACCCGGTGCTTGGCATCAACGGTTCCCTGGTCAACGCCACCCTCTGGAACGCGAGCAACACCTTCCGCTTCTTCAAGAGCCCGGCCACGGCGCCGGCGGCCGTCGCCGAAATGGCGGCCATCCCCGAGCTGCGCGAAACCTGGGCGCTGAGCATCGCCAGTCTCCAGCTCTACCAGTTCATCGGCGGCCCCTTCTTCAACTCGCTCTACACAGTCTCCGAGCCGCGCCTGCTCGCCAGCGCCGACCCGGTGCTGCTCGACTCGGCCCTGCTGCTGCGCATGAACGCCGCCCGCAAGCGCGCCGGTTTCGATCCCATTTCCGAGGATGATGCCCGCGTGCTTGAGTTTGCCCGTCAGCTCGGCGTGGGCTCGACGGATGTCGAGCATGCCGAGCTGAAGAAAATCGGGGCGCCGTAA
- the hemW gene encoding radical SAM family heme chaperone HemW produces MAGLPSGQEKAQTPTPTPLGVYVHVPFCATTCDFCAFYQTVPKGDAIARYLDGIEAEAGLVEWGGRAAATAFWGGGTPGLLKADQLDRLGRIMLLYCGGQPTEWSVELAPATVTAERLAVLKALGVTRISLGVQSFNDALLDALGRQHTPAQVYRAYDLIRAQGFASVNVDLMFALPGQEETQWRADLDEALRLAPDHLSTYCLTFEEDTALWVKLSQGKVKLDPAKEALFYQRTWDYLGAAGFAQYEVSNFARQGHACTHNLNTWHMYEWVGLGPSGASQHAGWRASNPPDLGLWLADVGAGRRATADRTALTEALLASDAVVFGLRMNAGVSLPRLRKRFPRANWSGLEDLLPRLLLEGLLTATQEGVIRLTPRGRLIADAVGAEVLEAFEAETRSTSR; encoded by the coding sequence ATGGCCGGGCTCCCCTCAGGGCAAGAAAAAGCGCAGACGCCGACCCCCACGCCGCTCGGTGTGTATGTGCATGTGCCGTTTTGCGCGACGACCTGCGACTTCTGCGCTTTCTACCAGACCGTGCCCAAAGGCGACGCCATTGCCCGTTACCTTGACGGCATCGAGGCCGAAGCCGGGCTGGTGGAATGGGGAGGTCGCGCGGCGGCCACGGCCTTCTGGGGCGGCGGCACACCGGGGCTGCTGAAGGCCGACCAGCTGGATCGCCTCGGGCGCATCATGTTGCTCTATTGCGGCGGGCAGCCGACCGAGTGGTCGGTCGAGCTGGCTCCGGCCACGGTCACGGCCGAACGGTTGGCCGTGCTGAAGGCGTTGGGGGTCACTCGCATCTCGCTCGGCGTGCAAAGCTTTAACGATGCGTTGCTCGACGCCCTTGGCCGCCAGCACACGCCGGCGCAGGTTTACCGGGCCTACGACCTTATTCGCGCCCAAGGCTTCGCCAGCGTCAACGTGGACCTGATGTTCGCCTTGCCGGGCCAGGAGGAAACCCAGTGGCGGGCCGACCTCGACGAGGCGCTGCGGTTGGCTCCCGACCATCTCTCGACCTATTGTCTGACCTTTGAGGAGGACACCGCGCTGTGGGTGAAGCTTTCACAAGGGAAAGTGAAGCTCGATCCGGCCAAGGAGGCGCTGTTTTACCAGCGCACCTGGGACTATCTTGGCGCAGCGGGTTTTGCCCAATACGAGGTCTCCAACTTTGCCCGTCAGGGTCACGCCTGCACCCACAACCTTAACACCTGGCACATGTATGAGTGGGTCGGTCTCGGACCTTCCGGCGCCAGCCAGCACGCCGGGTGGCGCGCGTCCAATCCGCCGGATCTCGGGCTCTGGTTAGCCGATGTGGGCGCCGGCCGCCGGGCCACGGCTGATCGCACCGCGCTGACCGAAGCGTTGCTCGCCTCCGACGCCGTGGTCTTCGGCCTGCGCATGAATGCGGGGGTCTCGCTCCCGCGCCTGCGGAAACGGTTTCCGCGCGCCAATTGGTCCGGCCTTGAGGACCTGTTGCCCAGGCTGCTGCTCGAAGGCCTGCTCACCGCGACGCAGGAAGGCGTCATCCGGCTCACCCCGCGCGGCCGCCTCATCGCCGACGCCGTCGGTGCGGAGGTGCTCGAGGCCTTCGAGGCGGAAACCAGGTCGACCTCGCGATGA
- a CDS encoding UDP-N-acetylmuramate--L-alanine ligase codes for MKIYFMGICGTAMGNAALLARAAGHEVLGADAGVYPPMSTVLASAGITLHEGYDPARLARLAPDLVVIGNAMSRGNPEVEWLLDTRAIAFTSLPALLADFVLKGRKNIVIAGTHGKTTTTALTAFLLRENGRDPGFLIGGVPQDPPVGNHLGTAADPFVIEGDEYDSAFFDKRSKFIHYAPHIAVMNNLEFDHADIFRDLADVQRTFLHLARIVPRNGWIVLNGDDDNLRTLGMFSWTRTVKVGTGEGNDVRITHFAESPAGVEFTLTWRGEDPQVVRWSQPGIFNARNAAMAAVSAALALFPDDPTQLKLDALARFRGVKRRQELLVDTPALKVIEDFGHHPTALAETLQSLRARHPGLTVNAVFEPRSNTARTKVLQASFTRALGLADEVYIGAVNRADKLKEGDRFDVEAVIQHLDVQGVHAYTADTNAALLDKLLANTSTAREPQLVVFFTNGSFDGIIGRFVSGTKG; via the coding sequence ATGAAAATCTACTTCATGGGCATTTGCGGCACGGCGATGGGCAATGCGGCACTGCTGGCACGCGCGGCAGGGCACGAGGTGCTCGGGGCCGACGCCGGGGTTTATCCGCCCATGAGCACGGTGTTGGCTTCGGCCGGCATCACCTTGCACGAAGGCTACGATCCGGCCCGGCTCGCCCGGCTCGCGCCCGACCTCGTCGTCATCGGCAATGCCATGTCGCGCGGCAACCCCGAGGTCGAGTGGCTGCTCGACACGCGCGCCATCGCCTTCACCTCGCTCCCGGCGCTGCTGGCCGATTTCGTGCTGAAGGGCCGCAAGAACATCGTCATCGCCGGCACGCACGGCAAGACGACCACCACGGCGCTGACGGCTTTCCTCCTGCGTGAGAACGGCCGCGACCCCGGCTTCCTGATCGGCGGCGTGCCGCAGGATCCGCCGGTGGGCAACCACCTCGGCACGGCGGCCGATCCCTTCGTGATCGAGGGCGACGAATACGACAGCGCCTTCTTCGACAAGCGCAGCAAGTTCATCCACTACGCGCCGCACATTGCGGTGATGAACAACCTCGAATTCGACCACGCCGACATCTTCCGCGATCTCGCCGACGTCCAGCGCACCTTCCTGCACCTCGCCCGCATCGTGCCGCGCAACGGCTGGATCGTGCTGAACGGCGACGACGACAACCTGCGCACGCTTGGGATGTTCTCCTGGACCCGCACCGTCAAGGTTGGCACGGGCGAGGGGAACGATGTCCGGATTACGCACTTTGCCGAGTCACCCGCCGGCGTGGAGTTCACCCTGACGTGGCGCGGCGAGGATCCGCAGGTCGTGCGTTGGAGCCAGCCCGGCATCTTCAACGCCCGCAATGCCGCCATGGCCGCGGTCTCCGCGGCGCTGGCCCTTTTCCCCGACGACCCGACGCAGCTCAAACTGGATGCCCTCGCGCGCTTCCGCGGCGTGAAGCGCCGGCAGGAACTATTGGTGGACACGCCGGCGCTGAAGGTGATCGAGGATTTTGGTCACCATCCGACGGCGCTGGCCGAGACGCTCCAGTCGCTGCGCGCGCGGCATCCCGGCCTGACGGTCAACGCGGTCTTCGAGCCACGCAGCAACACCGCCCGCACCAAGGTGCTGCAGGCCAGTTTCACCCGGGCACTCGGGCTGGCCGACGAGGTTTACATCGGCGCGGTCAACCGGGCCGACAAGCTGAAGGAGGGTGACCGCTTCGACGTCGAGGCTGTCATCCAGCACCTCGACGTGCAGGGGGTCCACGCCTACACGGCCGACACCAACGCCGCTTTGCTCGATAAACTCCTGGCCAACACCTCCACCGCCAGGGAACCGCAACTGGTGGTATTCTTCACCAACGGCTCCTTCGACGGAATTATCGGCCGTTTTGTAAGTGGCACGAAGGGCTGA